Below is a genomic region from Nilaparvata lugens isolate BPH chromosome 8, ASM1435652v1, whole genome shotgun sequence.
TGGAGTTGAAACCAGGAAACGATTGCAAGTAAGTTATTCACATTTCTAGAATTCATATAATATAAGTTGAAATGTTTCATTATCATTGagtatttcaacttttattGTTCAAGCATCTTCATTTCAACATCAATGAGATTTAGCCTAGGCTACATAGCTTAGATCCAAGTGTACAATTACGCTTGTGTAACTAGGTACTGTACAACTTGGTAGCTCTGTATAGTACCTCATATAATAATACGCTAAtgcaaactaaggtttgcacAGATGTTATCTAtctataaaattatttctttgtGGATTAGAATCATTGAAACGAAAGTAATAGGCTAGTAGAGGTGActgtattatttgaaaattatggaTAACACACTTTCAACAATTATGAGAATATATTAACACTTTTTAGATGACTAGAATCAAACAACATCATGACCAGTGTTATGAGAAAGAGCAATAGagaacttgaaataataatggttcattatattataaaccacAGCTGGTGATGAACACTTTTCTTCTTATCACTTTTTACACTGATGATTACTGAACAATTACTGATATAAATCTGTCATAGTATTAGATAGATTACTACCATCTATTATATCAGATATGGTAATGTGTTGTTCCAGGTGTCGTCGGATGTGCTACATCAAAGTATCAGAGGAGAATCGACTTActgtttttaaaaacttcagaGGCATGAGCTCCAAGAATGAACAGGACAATTACCTACAATCGCTGATTTCAGCTTCTGAGGTGAAGCaacgaagaagaaggaagccAGAAGAAGAG
It encodes:
- the LOC120352828 gene encoding uncharacterized protein LOC120352828 — its product is MLEKEEKSYASEIIKKSRVSGSAYTNSAGNPIMELKPGNDCKCRRMCYIKVSEENRLTVFKNFRGMSSKNEQDNYLQSLISASEVKQRRRRKPEEESNKPERGSCAELEFEEGRTRLPTDLQY